A DNA window from Phragmites australis chromosome 11, lpPhrAust1.1, whole genome shotgun sequence contains the following coding sequences:
- the LOC133885952 gene encoding uncharacterized protein LOC133885952 isoform X2 codes for MLFNNDGAVLPFVPSVAELKQSLVATTLELEAAKEELKKKEQSIGKLADLVRLVAKERDDARDQLQHLLLAATPAAPAPLVTSSVTDSDCSLVSSPVDPFFDPVTSADKRCKLSPTTPPPPPARQCQPGASADAVLDMLASKRPLPQKGRLLAAVMEAGPLLQNLLVAGQLPRWRNPPTVHAPDTLPLGARAGYVGAPLAGGANAAAVVGYGNGNACMKRPMAAMSMPPLTPMAAANCSPGFIAKRQRLH; via the exons ATGCTGTTCAACAACGATGGTGCTGTCTTGCCTTTTGTCCCT AGCGTGGCGGAGCTGAAGCAGAGCCTGGTGGCGACGACGCTGGAGCTGGAAGCGGCCAAGGAggagctcaagaagaaggagcagaGCATCGGCAAGCTCGCCGACCTCGTCCGCCTGGTAGCCAAGGAGCGCGACGACGCGCGCGACCAGTTGcagcacctcctcctcgccgccaccCCTGCTGCGCCGGCGCCGCTCGTCACGTCCAGCGTCACCGACTCCGACTGCAGCCTCGTGTCATCCCCCGTCGACCCCTTCTTCGACCCCGTCACCTCCGCCGACAAGCGCTGCAAGCTCAGCCCGACcacgcctccccctccccccgccAGGCAGTGTCAACCCGGCGCCAGCGCCGACGCCGTGCTCGATATGCTCGCTAGCAAGAGGCCTCTGCCACAAAAGGGGAGGCTTCTGGCGGCCGTCATGGAGGCGGGGCCCCTGCTGCAGAACCTGCTTGTCGCCGGGCAGCTCCCGAGGTGGCGCAACCCGCCGACGGTGCACGCCCCTGACACGTTGCCCCTCGGCGCCCGTGCCGGATACGTCGGCGCGCCCCTGGCTGGTGGCGCCAACGCGGCGGCTGTTGTGGGCTACGGCAATGGCAACGCCTGCATGAAGCGGCCGATGGCGGCGATGTCGATGCCGCCGCTGACGCCCATGGCCGCCGCAAACTGCTCTCCGGGCTTCATAGCCAAGCGGCAGAGGCTGCACTGA